A window of Sphingobacterium kitahiroshimense genomic DNA:
TCAACTGTACCATATAAAACTTGAGCATCACCCGGCAAACGCAATGAACTGAACTGCTGACGATCAAAAAGATTTTCTTCCAGCGGTTTCAATGTTTTATAGAGCGTATCTGATGTATTGAGCCATCGGTCACGAATGTAAAATGCGAATTTCATTTCCTTCGATTTTAATCCGCGTATGTTGTAAAGTATTACTGAATCTTGACTATAATAATTATCCAAAGGAAGGAACTCCCCATTATTTAGAGAATCCACCATAGGAACAATAACAATATTTCCTTTTTCCTTATTGATAGATGTGATGCGAACACCACCAAAAGTTTCGACAACCTTTAACTGACCGTATACGAGATCAAAAATTGGCGTTTTTGGTTCAACGGTAACGTCAACGGGGTCAGATGCAATTTCAGCTTTACTGACAGCATATAGTTTAACAACATGCTTCTGTGTATCGGGAAATCCATCAATAAGAATTTCATTTTTGTACTGCGATGATTTAACGACGCGGTTTTCGCCATTAGCCATTTGATAAGTTGCCTTGACATAAAGCAAATTATCGCTTTCTGGTAAAGAATAACGAATCGTGGCATTACCAAAACCGTTGGTCACGGATACGTTTGTGATAACACCCGGTTTAGCTTGATCATCTTCCAGCAGGTTCCAACCTTTTTCCTCTTTACATCCACTTACAGCAAATAGTAAGGCTATCAAGAGCACTATATTTTTGACATATATTAAATTTTTCATAATTTCTTCAGATTTAAGATCATACTACCATCCTGGATTTTGTACTAAATTGGGATTAACAAGCAGGTTATTTTCGCGGATTGGCCAGAAATAATCACGCGGTGCCACAAAACGCTGCTGAAAGAAAGTAAGTTCTTTATAGAACAATTCGGGATGGTCCTTATCTTGGTTTCGATCCCAGCCGGTTATATTCTTATTCAGTTCCTGCGCAGCGAGCTTCCATCTTTTTAAATCCCAATATCTTGAGCCTTCAAAGCTCATCTCTATATTTCGTTCGCGTTGGATGATCAGTCGCAAACCGTCTTTTGTATTTGGTTTATTACTATTAAATGAATATTGACTCCAAGATTCTTTAACACCTTTCAATCCCGCTCTAGCTCGAATTTTATCCAAATACAAAAAAACATCTTCAGCAGGACCCTGACTTTCATTCAAAGCCTCTGCATACATCAGATAAAGGTCTGCCAGTCTTAATATTGGCCAAGGGTATTCCTCTATATGGGAGCTGTTGCCATCCTTAAAAGCAAATTTCCAGTTAACAAGTTTCTTTGGGTAGTATGTCGTGATGGGGATGGAAATCCCACTTCCAAATAACCCTAAGCGTAGTTGAGTTGTCCATGTATTTTCGTCACTACGGCTCGGACTGTTTTCCATAAACCATACGCCTCCATCAAATCCAACATTTGCATAAAAGCGATTTTCACGGTCAAAGTGCAGACGTGCCGTCTGGTAATTTTCAATATTATTGAAACGTTCACTATGGTTACCTCTCCGAAGCTGATTTTTATTAGAAAAATCTAAGGTTTTATCCTCTTCTATAGGCACACCATTACTCGTATAAAATTGTTCAATTATTTTTATTGTAGGTGCTAAAGTACCATGAACACTATTATTTCCAGAATTATTAGGATCAATATGTGCCATTGAAGAATACTGCATCTGCCAAGCACGAGAAGTTGGATTAGCCCAAATGGTTTCTTTATTCCATTTTTCAGTCACAGCATTTCTGATGCTCATCTGCGTTATTGTGGTATCTGACAAAGGGAATACCGTTCCTGGAAATTTATACAAACCAATTCCTAAACTCTCACAGGCTACAATTGCTTCTTTTGCAGCCTGTGCGGCCTTTTGCCATTTCTCGATTTGAAAACTCTGATTAAAAAATAGACTGCCATCGACATTTCTAAAATTGGCAAAATCTTTATTACCGTTAAATAAAGGGCTAGCCGCATACAAAAGTACCTTGGCTTTTATTCCCATAGCAATAGGTTTGGTAATACGACCTAAATCAGTAACAGGCGATTGTACGGTATTGGGAAGCTTGACTATAGCATCATCCAATACTTTAACAATATAATCAACAACTTCATCGATCGATTGACGTTTGACTTTAGCAGCTTCTATAGACGTGTTTACATCTAAGTTGACATCCATAATCGGAAATGGGCCATAATGGCGCATCAACATAAAATGATAATAAGCTTTTAGGAACAAGACCTCTCCCTCCCAGGTCGTTCTTTCATCTTGGGTTAAGTCCCGTACCTTTTCCGGATTGCGTATGTTTTCCAAAAAAATATTACAGTCACGAATCCCATTAAACATTGCGCCATCCCAATAATTGACATAGGGGTTCGTGACATTCTGGTTACCTCTGGCAATATTCCAGTTCGTCCCATCAATACTGAGCGTCGGATAGTCTAACCAAAACTCATCTCCAGCCATATAAGCCGGGTTACGCGTCGGATCACCATCCTGAGGCAAATAAGAATAACAGGTTGCTAAATATTTAATGGCCTCACTTCGCATCGTAAAAGCATTATCAATAGTTGCAACGTTGTCGGGTACAACATCTAAATAACTACAAGCTTGAAGAAACAATACCCCTGACACAATCACTGATTTTAATATAGTTAACTTTTTCATGATACATTTCTTTTTTAAAATCCAATATTAATACCCACATTATAAACCGCTTGCACTGGGTATCCTAAGCCCTCACCACCCATTTCCGGATCCCACATTTTAAATTTGCTCCATACTGCGAGATTCATCGCATTGACATAAAAGCGAACATTTGACATCTTTAGTCTGGTCAGAAACTTATCCGATACATTATAACCCAGCTCAACAGATTTTAGGCGCAGAAAAGCACCATTGCGCATCCACCATGTTGAAAACTGATTGTTGTTATTATTAAAACCATCCGTCAACCGAGGCCAGAATGCACGAGTATCTTGATTGTCCTCGGACCAATAACTGTTCGCCACTTCTTGTAACAGTCCATTTTGATAAGGTCCATTTATAGCAAATGGTGTTATGTTACCCGGATCAATAAAAAATGAAGACCGTGCCGAACCCTGTAAAAATGCACTTATATCAAATCCTTTAAAACCAACTGAAAATCCCATACCATAGATGATTTCCGGATCTGTAGGATAACCAATTGGCACTTTATCCAAATCTGTTATTTTACCATCGCCATTTACATCTCTGTATTTGATATCACCTCCCATTGTTCTAAAAGCACCACCAAAGTTTTGCAATGGCGAATTTTCGGCTTCCATATCGTCAACAAATAGTCTTTCTGCAATTAATCCATATCCCTGCTTTATCGGAAGTCCTAAATGTGTGAGGTAACTGAGATTATCAGGATAATTAGGCTCTTCATTGACCAATAATTTATTAGTGGCATAGGTCATATTTCCCCTTAACTGTGTCCACCACGTGTTTTCAAAAGATTTATTGTAATCTAATGCTAGATCAAATCCCCTACTTTGCACTTTACCTAGGTTGGCATGGATATTTGCCTGAAAACCAGTAGTCGAAGGAATATTAGAGCGCACCATTAAAATATTAGTTCGTTTTGAATCATAATAATCAAACACGACACCTAAACCGTTTTTTAAATTCAGATCAAATCCGGCATCAAATGTTGTTGCTTTTTCCCAGGTAATATCACGATTCTCGTAACGCGATATAGAATAGCCTGGTCTAGAATAATCCCAGTTGTTTCCCCATGAAAATCCCTTACCGCTATTGTTTGGATTGACCTGAGACAGGTAAAAGAACCGGTCATTTTCATCTCCGATCTGATCATTACCAACCAAACCATATGTGGCCCTAAATTTCAATCTCGAGACAGAAGAAGTCATAAAATCAAACATTTTTTCTTCATGCAGATTCCAACCTACACCAAATGATGGAAAAAATCCAAACCGATGATCTTTAGAAAAACGCTCCGATCCGTTATAACCGAAATTAAACTCGAAAAGATATTTATTCTTAAAGGCGTATGTACCACGTCCCGATACGCCAAGGTTTCGTGCGGGCAAAGAAGCTTGCAGATCTCCTCCATTTGCTGTTTGATAATTCCGAATAATACCTATCAACATCCCGGTTAGATCATGATCTTCACCTATCGTACGGTTATAGTTAAGAGCAAACTCTCCATAGGTAGTCGTATTCAATATTTTATTACCTTGATTATAATCTAAATATTCTGTCCCTTCATTTTCATTCAGCAGACTTAATATCGAATTATCAGTTCCCGGTATCTTGACTAAATTATAGTAAAACGGTTTGAAACTTCTCATAACGGAGAAATAAGAGTAGCGTTGCGTGTAAGCCATTAATCTCGCGGACAAACCTTTTGTCAGAAAGTCAAAGTTTTGCTTTAGTTCAAGTTGTACATTAACAGTTGAACTATTGTACTCCTGAAAACCATTTACCATATTAGCATATGGGTTATTATACAAGGTCTTAGTTGTTGGAATATAATTATTACCAAATAACGGATGTGTCGAATAAGGCAAATAAGACGACGGATAGATGGCTGGAAACATCACCGGATTAGACCAAATCGCTTCGCGAAAGACACGTTGACCGCCGTTGATCAAATTACCCCATTTATCATATCCACCTAATGGACCGGTATAATCATCAAATTGAGCAGATGTACGAATAATCCCTGTCGTTGTAGGCGTAATATTAAGCGTGATATTTGAACGTAGCGAGTAATTCTTTAAATTAATATTATTATCAAAACTATTCCCTTGTTCCGTTTTTAAAATCCCTTTATCACTATTTAAAGTACCTGCAACATAGTATTGCGCTAAATTTCCACCACCAGACACGTTAAAATTAAAACGTTGATTATTGGTGTGATCTTTTATTAATTGATCTATCCAATTATTGTTCGGATATAGAAGTGGATCGTCACCATTTTCAGTATGGTCAATTTTATTTTGACTATAAGGAAGTGTACCTCTAGGATCGCGCGTTAAGACAGCCTCATTGGCCATCTTCATGTAAGTAATATTATCTGCAAATTTAAAATTACGCGTGTTGGTCGAGATTGAATTTTCAAATCGTGCATTAAACTTAGCCTTTCCTACGATACCACTTTTTGTATTGACAAGCACAACCCCATTTGCACCTCTAGCTCCATATAATGCTGAAGCTGCGGCATCTTTCAAAACTGAAAACCCGGCAATATCATCTGGTTGCAACCTTGCTAATGCTGTTGTATTAGATTCCATTCCGTCAATCAGGATCAGTGGATCCTTTTTTCCTGCTCCAAATGATCCAACACCTCTGATGAAAAAAGATGCATTGTCATTACCGGGCTCACCACTTCGCTGGTAAGCGATCAAACCGGCAACACGCCCCGCCAACATAGAAGTCAAATTGGAAGTGGGACCTTTAATTTCTTTGGGATTGATCGAAGTGATCGAAGCAACCATACTGGTTTTCTTTTGCGTGCCATAGGCAACAACAGTCACTTCATCCAAACTAGAACTCGAAGATGCGAGATAAATGGTTAACCTAGTTTGATTTTCAACTTTAACGGATTTACTTTCAAATCCGACTGAAGTAAATTGCAAAACATCGCCAATATGCGCTTCTTTAATTAAAAATTGCCCTTGCGAATCTGTGGATACTAATGCTTTTTTTCCTTTTATTGCAATGGTAACATTTGAAATTGGCAATTGACTCACACTATCCAGTACGATACCTTTTAATTCAAATGATGGTGATTGACCCCATGCAAGGTTAGAAATGAGTAAGAAAAAAAAGACAATACCTAATCTGTGCCATTTACAGAATTGATGATACAAATAATCGTTCATAATTAGTTATTATTTTATAGTTGGTTTATGAGATGAAGCAGCACAGGAGTCTATACTATTCTATCCTACTACAATAGTATAAACAAATTTTCATATCTCCAAACATTTTTATTTCTTATTACTCTTCGAAAAGGATTTAATTGACTTAAAATGCGACAGGTTTTGGTTGCTATTTTTTATAGGGACATAAAAAACACAGGTATTGAGAAGTAAATAATATTATAAATAATTTACATCAAATCAGAAATACGATCTATTATTTTGATAAGGGTTAATTTGAGTTACCCTTTATTTTTAAGTGAAATCATTGCTCAGAAATAGAATAGCAATAAGATTAGTGAGGTCAGTTTATTCAAATTTCAGCTCTGCGTGTTCCCATTGGGAGTACCCGTTGAGCTGTTATCGCAAAAACTTCCTGTTCTTTAGTAACTTCGATAAGAGACAATCCTGTAAACAAACTAAAAGCAGGTAAAAGTGCCGCCGTATCATCAAAGACAAAACAAGGTAATTTTATCCGTTGTCGGGCCTTCCCTTTTAACAAGATACCTGGATGTATATGTCCTGAAAATATAAACTTTCCCCGATCTGGTGCATCTTTTCTATTATGAACAAAACAAAACTCACCCAGTTCATAGTAATCTGAAAACAGTTTTATGGCGAGTTCCTCATAGAATAGAACGGGTAATCTTTCATGATTTCCCTTCACTAGAATAATCTCTAATGATGCGTACTTCTTTCTCCATTCACGAAATGTTTCCAGATCCAGATTATGATCGTGATGAAACATATCACCTGTTACCAATAAGGTTTTGGGATTATAAACTTCCAATAGTTTATCCAGGCGCAGCATATCGGTATCGGACACCTGTTTAGGAATCTGTAATCCCTCCTTCCTAAAATGTCCGGATTTACCTAAATGAATATCACTGATGACCAGCATGTGATATTCCGGTATATAGAGAGCCCGGTCTTTATCCAGGATGATCGTTTTTCCTCTTTTTATAATTCTGTACATCTTAATCCAAGTTTTTAAACACTGCGGCCTTCATCTTTTCAATTCGTGCTTCGAGTTCTTCAGAACTCATGCTCTCCCGCATACTATCCACTTTGATCGGGAAAGAAAATGGAGTAAAACGCTCTGCCCACTTTAAAACGATGGTACTTTGCTGTATTCTATTCAGCGCATGCAACAAACGTGGCTCTTCGAGCTGATAATGAAAGTTTTCATCATAAGCCTGACGCAATAAGAGATTTTTGGGATCATAGGATTCAAAAACATCAAAGAACAAAGCGGAAGAAGATTGAATCTGCTTATTCTTTAAATATTTACC
This region includes:
- a CDS encoding DUF5000 domain-containing lipoprotein encodes the protein MKNLIYVKNIVLLIALLFAVSGCKEEKGWNLLEDDQAKPGVITNVSVTNGFGNATIRYSLPESDNLLYVKATYQMANGENRVVKSSQYKNEILIDGFPDTQKHVVKLYAVSKAEIASDPVDVTVEPKTPIFDLVYGQLKVVETFGGVRITSINKEKGNIVIVPMVDSLNNGEFLPLDNYYSQDSVILYNIRGLKSKEMKFAFYIRDRWLNTSDTLYKTLKPLEENLFDRQQFSSLRLPGDAQVLYGTVESMWDGNMNPSRWPSLYTVESAGTPQSLTFSVGKEAKMSRIVVFPRRENGFYDKGNLRDFEVWASNNPNLDGSWESWTKLATCTVRKPSGTPSGTNTNADEVYGIAGWSFDLPEDAPKYKYLRIRNLRNWRGSYFMQIAQVQVWGVY
- the pdeM gene encoding ligase-associated DNA damage response endonuclease PdeM — protein: MYRIIKRGKTIILDKDRALYIPEYHMLVISDIHLGKSGHFRKEGLQIPKQVSDTDMLRLDKLLEVYNPKTLLVTGDMFHHDHNLDLETFREWRKKYASLEIILVKGNHERLPVLFYEELAIKLFSDYYELGEFCFVHNRKDAPDRGKFIFSGHIHPGILLKGKARQRIKLPCFVFDDTAALLPAFSLFTGLSLIEVTKEQEVFAITAQRVLPMGTRRAEI
- a CDS encoding SusC/RagA family TonB-linked outer membrane protein; amino-acid sequence: MNDYLYHQFCKWHRLGIVFFFLLISNLAWGQSPSFELKGIVLDSVSQLPISNVTIAIKGKKALVSTDSQGQFLIKEAHIGDVLQFTSVGFESKSVKVENQTRLTIYLASSSSSLDEVTVVAYGTQKKTSMVASITSINPKEIKGPTSNLTSMLAGRVAGLIAYQRSGEPGNDNASFFIRGVGSFGAGKKDPLILIDGMESNTTALARLQPDDIAGFSVLKDAAASALYGARGANGVVLVNTKSGIVGKAKFNARFENSISTNTRNFKFADNITYMKMANEAVLTRDPRGTLPYSQNKIDHTENGDDPLLYPNNNWIDQLIKDHTNNQRFNFNVSGGGNLAQYYVAGTLNSDKGILKTEQGNSFDNNINLKNYSLRSNITLNITPTTTGIIRTSAQFDDYTGPLGGYDKWGNLINGGQRVFREAIWSNPVMFPAIYPSSYLPYSTHPLFGNNYIPTTKTLYNNPYANMVNGFQEYNSSTVNVQLELKQNFDFLTKGLSARLMAYTQRYSYFSVMRSFKPFYYNLVKIPGTDNSILSLLNENEGTEYLDYNQGNKILNTTTYGEFALNYNRTIGEDHDLTGMLIGIIRNYQTANGGDLQASLPARNLGVSGRGTYAFKNKYLFEFNFGYNGSERFSKDHRFGFFPSFGVGWNLHEEKMFDFMTSSVSRLKFRATYGLVGNDQIGDENDRFFYLSQVNPNNSGKGFSWGNNWDYSRPGYSISRYENRDITWEKATTFDAGFDLNLKNGLGVVFDYYDSKRTNILMVRSNIPSTTGFQANIHANLGKVQSRGFDLALDYNKSFENTWWTQLRGNMTYATNKLLVNEEPNYPDNLSYLTHLGLPIKQGYGLIAERLFVDDMEAENSPLQNFGGAFRTMGGDIKYRDVNGDGKITDLDKVPIGYPTDPEIIYGMGFSVGFKGFDISAFLQGSARSSFFIDPGNITPFAINGPYQNGLLQEVANSYWSEDNQDTRAFWPRLTDGFNNNNNQFSTWWMRNGAFLRLKSVELGYNVSDKFLTRLKMSNVRFYVNAMNLAVWSKFKMWDPEMGGEGLGYPVQAVYNVGINIGF
- a CDS encoding RagB/SusD family nutrient uptake outer membrane protein, coding for MKKLTILKSVIVSGVLFLQACSYLDVVPDNVATIDNAFTMRSEAIKYLATCYSYLPQDGDPTRNPAYMAGDEFWLDYPTLSIDGTNWNIARGNQNVTNPYVNYWDGAMFNGIRDCNIFLENIRNPEKVRDLTQDERTTWEGEVLFLKAYYHFMLMRHYGPFPIMDVNLDVNTSIEAAKVKRQSIDEVVDYIVKVLDDAIVKLPNTVQSPVTDLGRITKPIAMGIKAKVLLYAASPLFNGNKDFANFRNVDGSLFFNQSFQIEKWQKAAQAAKEAIVACESLGIGLYKFPGTVFPLSDTTITQMSIRNAVTEKWNKETIWANPTSRAWQMQYSSMAHIDPNNSGNNSVHGTLAPTIKIIEQFYTSNGVPIEEDKTLDFSNKNQLRRGNHSERFNNIENYQTARLHFDRENRFYANVGFDGGVWFMENSPSRSDENTWTTQLRLGLFGSGISIPITTYYPKKLVNWKFAFKDGNSSHIEEYPWPILRLADLYLMYAEALNESQGPAEDVFLYLDKIRARAGLKGVKESWSQYSFNSNKPNTKDGLRLIIQRERNIEMSFEGSRYWDLKRWKLAAQELNKNITGWDRNQDKDHPELFYKELTFFQQRFVAPRDYFWPIRENNLLVNPNLVQNPGW